Proteins from one Hyperolius riggenbachi isolate aHypRig1 chromosome 4, aHypRig1.pri, whole genome shotgun sequence genomic window:
- the LOC137571098 gene encoding vomeronasal type-2 receptor 26-like: AGYYSQRGGASQIQIDDSAVLWNPAFTQTPPSSVCSVSCLPGYHRKPKEGFHRCCYDCAPCPEGEITNATDMERCLKCPEYSWSNERRDTCIPRTIVFLSYGDTLGSCFVLAALFLCFLTCVVVGLFAKHKETAVVKANNRNVSMVLLLSLILSFLCPLLFIGLPTKESCIFRQVAMGVLCTISVSSVFSKTVTVVLAFRATRPGWALRRCLGRHFSVSLLMVCSSGEVMICIFWLAISPPYLEYNTKVEIGKMIFQCNEASVTAFYAVIGYMGCLAVLSFIVAYLARKLPDAFNEAQYITFGMLVFCSVWIAFIPAYLSTKGKYMVAVEVFSILASSAGLLGCIFIPKCYIILMRPELNIRSNLMTQEQVKPTLK; encoded by the exons ACTCCGCCCAgctctgtgtgcagtgtgagcTGCCTCCCGGGATATCACAGAAAACCTAAGGAAGGATTCCACAGGTGCTGCTATGACTGTGCCCCGTGCCCAGAAGGAGAGATCACTAACGCCACTG ATATGGAGAGATGCTTGAAGTGCCCGGAGTATAGCTGGTCTAATGAGAGAAGAGACACGTGTATTCCAAGGACTATTGTGTTCCTATCTTATGGAGATACACTTGGATCGTGCTTTGTTCTTGCTGCACTTTTTCTATGTTTCTTGACTTGTGTTGTGGTTGGTCTGTTTGCCAAACACAAAGAGACAGCTGTTGTAAAAGCCAATAATAGAAATGTCAGTATGGTCCTTCTCCTCTCACTGATCTTGTCCTTCTTGTGTCCTCTGCTGTTCATCGGACTTCCCACCAAGGAGTCTTGTATTTTCCGCCAAGTGGCTATGGGGGTTCTTTGTACCATTTCAGTGTCTTCCGTTTTCTCTAAAACAGTCACTGTTGTCTTGGCTTTTAGAGCTACCAGACCAGGCTGGGCACTAAGGAGATGCCTGGGTAGACATTTTTCTGTATCTCTTCTGATGGTGTGTTCTTCTGGGGAGGTTATGATCTGCATCTTCTGGTTGGCCATCTCTCCACCATATCTGGAATATAACACCAAGGTAGAAATTGGAAAGATGATATTTCAGTGTAACGAGGCCTCTGTTACTGCTTTCTATGCTGTGATCGGCTACATGGGATGTTTAGCTGTGTTGAGCTTTATTGTAGCATATTTGGCCAGGAAACTTCCGGACGCCTTCAATGAAGCTCAGTACATCACCTTCGGCATGCTGGTCTTCTGCAGTGTTTGGATTGCCTTCATCCCAGCCTACCTCAGCACCAAAGGGAAGTACATGGTGGCTGTGGAGGTCTTCTCCATCTTGGCCTCCAGTGCTGGACTCCTGGGCTGCATCTTCATTCCCAAATGTTACATCATTCTGATGAGACCAGAACTGAACATTAGGTCTAATTTGATGACGCAAGAACAGGTGAAGCCAActctaaagtaa